From Thermoanaerobacter uzonensis DSM 18761, a single genomic window includes:
- a CDS encoding Lon protease family protein yields the protein MEKLTFDQLKRYIDPNIFEFENTEEISPLEGIIGQNRAKEAMEFGIKIKQKGYNIFITGITGTGKTSFASSYIKEIAKREERPKDWVYVYNFEKPAQPIAIELPAGMGKQFKKDMEDFVEQLQREIPKAFESDSYDLQKSEIIKKYQEKKNQLVEELNTLAKSFGFVLRDTRTGIISIPVIEGRQISQEEFQQLDEETRKEIEKRAAEFEVKAMQIWKEIQSIDKQARDEIKNLDNNIGLFAVGHLIEDLRGRYKVNENVLKYLESVKKDILENIESFKSTDGEDMPFPFLMRKEKAFLKKYMVNLFVDNSNTDGAPVVFEYNPNYNNIIGSIEYESDFGVATTDFTKIKAGALHRANGGYLILQAKDLLSYPYAWDALKRSLKTEKIIIENISSQYGFLSISSLKPEPIKLDVKVVLIGTPYIYYLLYNYDEDFSKLFKVKVDFNEEMELNEENIKNMASFIKTHCIEDGLKPFDKTGVAKVIEYSTRLSEDQKKLTTKFNEIVEVLYEADVWANIEGSSVVTEKHVKKAIEEKIKRINKLEEKFLELFRNNIYLIDVEGEKIGVVNGLAVINLGDYEFGKPSKITVTTYPGEEGVVNIERESKMSGRIHDKGVMILTGYLGSKFAKDFPLTLSARVVFEQSYEGVEGDSASSTELYALLSSLAEFPIKQGIAVTGSVNQFGEIQPVGGVTHKIEGFYKVCKEKGLTGKQGVIIPHQNVNNLVLTEEVIQAVKEGLFHIYSVKTIEEGIEILTGKSFEEIYDKVYRKLKYYYGLLSNKKEDKGDK from the coding sequence ATGGAAAAATTAACTTTTGACCAATTGAAAAGGTACATTGATCCTAATATTTTTGAATTTGAGAATACAGAAGAAATTTCCCCGTTAGAAGGAATAATCGGACAAAACAGAGCTAAAGAAGCAATGGAATTTGGAATTAAAATAAAGCAAAAGGGCTACAACATATTTATAACTGGAATAACAGGAACTGGTAAAACTAGTTTTGCTTCTAGTTACATAAAGGAAATTGCAAAAAGGGAAGAAAGGCCAAAAGACTGGGTTTATGTATATAATTTTGAAAAACCTGCTCAACCAATTGCGATAGAGTTACCAGCTGGAATGGGCAAGCAATTTAAAAAGGATATGGAAGATTTTGTAGAACAGTTACAGAGAGAGATACCCAAAGCCTTTGAGTCGGATTCTTATGATCTGCAAAAGAGTGAAATAATAAAAAAATATCAAGAAAAGAAAAATCAATTAGTAGAAGAATTAAATACGCTTGCAAAAAGTTTTGGATTTGTATTAAGAGATACTCGCACAGGCATTATAAGTATTCCTGTTATAGAAGGAAGGCAAATAAGTCAAGAAGAGTTTCAACAATTAGATGAAGAAACAAGAAAAGAAATTGAAAAAAGAGCTGCAGAATTTGAAGTAAAGGCCATGCAGATATGGAAGGAAATACAATCTATTGACAAACAAGCGAGGGATGAAATTAAAAATTTGGACAATAATATAGGTCTTTTTGCTGTAGGTCATTTAATTGAGGATTTAAGGGGAAGATATAAAGTCAATGAAAATGTGCTTAAATATTTAGAAAGCGTCAAAAAAGACATCTTAGAAAATATTGAAAGCTTTAAGAGTACTGATGGAGAAGATATGCCATTTCCTTTTTTGATGAGGAAAGAAAAAGCCTTTTTAAAAAAGTATATGGTCAATTTGTTTGTAGACAATAGCAATACTGACGGTGCTCCAGTTGTGTTTGAGTATAATCCTAATTATAATAACATAATAGGAAGTATAGAATATGAAAGTGACTTTGGAGTTGCTACAACGGACTTTACTAAAATAAAAGCTGGAGCATTACATAGAGCAAATGGCGGTTATTTAATTTTGCAAGCAAAAGATTTGTTATCTTATCCTTATGCTTGGGATGCTTTAAAAAGGTCTTTAAAGACGGAAAAAATTATAATTGAAAATATTTCTTCACAGTACGGTTTTTTATCAATTTCTTCGTTGAAGCCAGAACCTATAAAATTAGACGTAAAAGTTGTCTTAATAGGTACACCTTATATTTATTATTTGCTTTACAATTATGATGAAGACTTCAGCAAATTGTTTAAAGTGAAAGTGGATTTTAATGAAGAAATGGAACTAAATGAAGAAAACATAAAAAACATGGCTTCTTTTATAAAAACTCATTGCATAGAGGATGGTTTAAAACCTTTTGACAAAACTGGAGTAGCAAAAGTTATAGAGTATAGCACCAGACTCTCTGAAGATCAAAAGAAATTAACTACTAAGTTTAATGAGATAGTTGAGGTATTATATGAGGCCGATGTGTGGGCAAATATAGAAGGCAGTTCTGTTGTAACGGAAAAGCATGTGAAGAAAGCGATAGAGGAAAAAATCAAGAGGATAAACAAATTAGAAGAAAAGTTTTTAGAACTATTTAGAAATAATATTTACCTCATAGATGTGGAAGGAGAAAAAATAGGGGTGGTAAATGGTCTTGCGGTTATAAACCTTGGGGATTATGAATTTGGCAAACCTTCTAAAATAACTGTTACTACTTATCCGGGAGAAGAAGGGGTAGTAAATATTGAAAGAGAGTCAAAAATGAGCGGTAGAATACATGACAAAGGAGTTATGATATTGACAGGTTATTTAGGGAGTAAATTTGCAAAAGATTTTCCTTTGACTCTTTCTGCTAGAGTTGTTTTTGAGCAGTCTTATGAAGGAGTAGAGGGAGATAGTGCTTCCAGTACAGAGCTGTATGCACTCCTTTCCAGCCTTGCAGAATTTCCTATAAAACAGGGAATTGCCGTAACAGGGTCAGTCAATCAATTTGGGGAGATACAACCGGTGGGAGGAGTGACCCATAAAATAGAGGGATTTTACAAGGTTTGTAAAGAAAAAGGTTTGACAGGGAAACAAGGAGTAATAATTCCCCATCAAAATGTCAATAATTTGGTTTTGACAGAAGAAGTTATACAAGCAGTTAAAGAAGGGCTTTTCCACATCTACAGTGTAAAAACAATTGAAGAAGGGATAGAAATTTTAACAGGAAAAAGCTTTGAAGAAATTTACGATAAAGTTTATAGAAAGCTTAAATACTATTATGGATTATTGTCTAATAAAAAAGAAGATAAAGGGGATAAATAG
- the queG gene encoding tRNA epoxyqueuosine(34) reductase QueG: MDCVTKEEIKNFAKQIGIDLIGFASPDCLKEYDNFLKERENLGYSCSIEERDIQKRISPEFILPEVKSIIAIALSYNIEYEIKYYSRSFGIVSRSSWGIDYHKVLKEKMEKLSEFIKSKCQEVKTVCLVDNNPLLEREIAYYAGIGWFGKNGLIINDEYGSYIFLGEILVNKYFEPDAPQKTKCGDCNLCIKACPTNAIVEPYIINANKCLSYITVKKGKIEEKMSKKMGRRIYGCDTCQHVCPFNKRAKKVVRPEFVPDKLLPRHDLIEILNMSKKEFAEIFGPTSSSWRGKSIIIRNAIIACVNTKEKSCIEPIKNLLKSQSPLLRGYSAWALSHLCDKNKEVVVEIKEALIEEKDEFAKEMMAKAIDRLKG; the protein is encoded by the coding sequence GTGGATTGTGTAACTAAGGAAGAAATAAAAAATTTTGCAAAACAAATTGGCATCGACTTAATAGGTTTTGCAAGTCCTGATTGTTTGAAAGAATATGATAATTTTCTAAAAGAAAGGGAAAATTTAGGCTATAGTTGTTCTATTGAGGAGAGGGATATTCAAAAAAGAATCTCTCCTGAATTTATTTTGCCTGAAGTGAAATCCATTATAGCCATTGCTTTGTCATATAATATAGAATATGAGATTAAATATTACAGTAGAAGCTTTGGTATAGTTTCAAGAAGCAGTTGGGGAATAGATTATCATAAAGTTTTAAAAGAGAAAATGGAAAAACTTTCTGAATTTATAAAATCAAAATGCCAAGAAGTAAAAACAGTATGTTTAGTGGACAATAACCCGCTTTTAGAAAGAGAAATTGCCTACTATGCAGGGATAGGGTGGTTTGGGAAAAATGGACTTATAATAAACGATGAATATGGTTCATATATTTTTTTAGGAGAAATACTCGTAAACAAATATTTTGAGCCAGATGCACCGCAAAAAACTAAATGTGGGGATTGTAATTTGTGTATAAAAGCTTGTCCTACAAATGCTATAGTTGAACCTTATATAATAAATGCTAATAAATGTTTGTCTTATATCACAGTCAAAAAAGGCAAAATAGAAGAAAAAATGTCTAAGAAAATGGGTAGAAGAATATATGGCTGTGATACTTGCCAGCATGTATGTCCTTTTAATAAAAGAGCAAAAAAGGTAGTAAGGCCAGAATTTGTACCGGATAAGTTACTGCCAAGGCATGACTTAATAGAAATTTTAAATATGTCAAAAAAGGAGTTTGCAGAAATTTTTGGACCAACTTCTTCCTCTTGGAGGGGAAAAAGTATTATAATAAGAAATGCTATAATTGCTTGTGTCAATACGAAGGAAAAAAGTTGTATAGAGCCTATAAAAAACTTGTTAAAGTCACAAAGTCCTCTTTTGAGAGGATATAGTGCCTGGGCTCTTTCTCATTTGTGTGACAAAAATAAAGAAGTCGTGGTTGAAATAAAAGAAGCTTTAATTGAAGAAAAAGATGAATTTGCTAAAGAAATGATGGCAAAAGCGATAGATAGGTTAAAAGGGTGA
- the nth gene encoding endonuclease III, giving the protein MQITKEEALKVIKILKNTYPNAKSGLKFTNPFELLIATILSAQCTDKRVNIITDRLFKKYKTPEDFLKLTPEELQEEIRECGLYRNKSKSILETCKILKEKYDSKVPETLQELMTLPGVGRKTANVVLSNAFSKQAIAVDTHVFRVSNRIGLADSKDVFTTEKQLMELIPENLWSLSHHLLIHHGRNLCTARKPKCDECPVNYLCLYFKERKN; this is encoded by the coding sequence TTGCAAATAACAAAGGAAGAAGCCTTAAAAGTCATAAAAATACTAAAAAACACTTATCCTAATGCTAAGTCAGGGCTTAAATTTACTAATCCGTTTGAGCTTTTAATTGCCACAATTTTGTCAGCGCAGTGTACAGACAAAAGAGTGAATATAATTACTGACAGGCTTTTTAAAAAGTATAAAACGCCAGAGGATTTTTTAAAGCTTACTCCTGAAGAGCTTCAAGAGGAAATAAGGGAATGTGGTTTGTATAGGAATAAATCAAAAAGTATATTAGAGACATGTAAAATTTTAAAGGAGAAATACGATAGCAAAGTGCCTGAAACTTTACAGGAATTGATGACATTGCCGGGTGTGGGGAGAAAGACTGCCAATGTAGTTTTAAGCAATGCTTTTTCCAAACAGGCTATAGCAGTGGATACTCACGTTTTCAGAGTGTCCAATCGCATAGGTCTGGCGGATAGTAAAGATGTTTTTACAACAGAGAAACAGCTTATGGAATTAATACCAGAAAACTTGTGGTCTTTGTCTCATCATCTTTTAATACATCACGGAAGAAATTTATGTACGGCGCGAAAGCCTAAATGTGATGAGTGTCCTGTAAATTATCTGTGTTTATATTTTAAAGAAAGAAAAAATTAA
- a CDS encoding VanW family protein produces the protein MQAKGGTKKNNYFYIAIILLLLVFLSFSFTYFYLILNSKVIAKGIFVNGISIGGMAKDEAADFLKNKIKLPSFSITAKYQDKDFVITSKDINLSYNYQEMVEQAYKIGREGNPIARMREIYITEKEGKYFNFYPKYDGNKLKEFVDKISQEIDKEPVNAKIKITRGVRQITPDVEGVKVDKEKTLKNLKQLIDELVKGKTEKTEVEIVVEKVEAKISKSMLEMINGRISSFSTVFNLQDTNRSENILVAARAVNDTLLMPGETFSLNKTLGPRIIQNGYKEAPVIIDNKLVPDIGGGVCQIATTLYNAILRADIAITERYHHSFPVAYVPPGQDATISGDALDLKFENSTQYPIYIESYIEGNKLIMNIYGYVKNPSKWVDIQSEVVEKYDPKIKYIDDPTLPQGEEVVEIEPHAGYKVNTYRLIYENNKLVKREFLYTDVYKPVDGVIKRGTKKVENSKFQELPKTEKENNAQINPEPPQGNPEEAFSP, from the coding sequence ATGCAAGCAAAGGGTGGTACTAAAAAAAATAATTACTTTTATATTGCAATTATTTTATTGCTTTTGGTTTTTTTATCATTTTCTTTTACATATTTTTATTTAATACTTAATTCTAAGGTTATTGCCAAGGGAATTTTTGTAAACGGCATAAGCATAGGAGGAATGGCAAAAGATGAAGCAGCAGATTTTCTTAAAAATAAGATAAAACTTCCTTCTTTTTCCATTACAGCTAAGTATCAAGACAAAGATTTTGTTATCACATCAAAAGATATAAATTTATCTTATAACTATCAAGAAATGGTGGAGCAAGCTTACAAAATAGGTAGAGAAGGGAACCCTATTGCAAGAATGAGAGAAATTTATATAACAGAAAAAGAGGGAAAATATTTTAACTTTTATCCCAAGTATGATGGAAATAAATTAAAAGAGTTTGTTGATAAAATTTCTCAAGAGATTGATAAAGAGCCAGTTAATGCGAAAATAAAAATTACAAGAGGAGTAAGACAAATTACACCAGATGTAGAGGGTGTAAAAGTTGATAAAGAGAAAACTTTAAAAAATCTAAAGCAGCTTATAGATGAATTAGTAAAAGGAAAGACAGAAAAGACAGAAGTAGAGATTGTAGTGGAGAAAGTTGAAGCAAAGATTTCAAAATCAATGTTAGAAATGATTAATGGACGAATTTCTTCTTTTTCTACCGTATTTAATCTTCAAGATACAAACCGTTCAGAGAATATACTAGTGGCGGCAAGAGCCGTAAATGATACCTTGCTTATGCCGGGTGAGACATTTTCTCTTAATAAAACTTTAGGACCGAGAATAATACAAAACGGTTACAAAGAAGCTCCTGTAATAATAGATAATAAACTGGTACCGGATATAGGAGGAGGAGTATGCCAAATTGCTACAACTTTGTATAATGCAATTTTACGGGCGGATATCGCAATTACTGAAAGATACCATCACAGCTTTCCAGTAGCTTATGTACCACCAGGACAAGATGCTACTATTTCTGGAGATGCTTTAGATTTAAAATTTGAAAATTCTACTCAATATCCTATATATATTGAATCCTACATAGAAGGCAACAAATTAATAATGAACATATATGGCTATGTGAAAAATCCTTCAAAATGGGTAGATATTCAGTCAGAGGTTGTTGAAAAATATGATCCTAAAATAAAATATATAGATGACCCCACACTACCTCAAGGAGAAGAAGTTGTAGAAATAGAGCCTCATGCCGGCTATAAAGTCAATACATATCGTTTGATTTATGAAAATAACAAATTAGTTAAAAGGGAATTTTTATATACAGATGTATATAAGCCAGTAGATGGAGTAATTAAAAGAGGAACTAAAAAAGTAGAAAATTCAAAATTTCAAGAGTTACCTAAGACAGAAAAGGAAAATAATGCTCAAATTAATCCAGAACCACCACAGGGTAATCCAGAAGAAGCTTTTTCACCATAA
- a CDS encoding transcriptional regulator PerR — MEEAAALLKQKGLKVTPQRLAILNLLRNTKEHPTAETIYKKLASDFPTMSLATVYKTLEVLKNMGLIQELNVGEGSFRYDANTNSHPHVVCISCGKVEDLDESLLKDVLDEISQHTDYKLVEQKLYFYGYCPACQHKLNN, encoded by the coding sequence ATGGAGGAAGCTGCTGCCCTCTTAAAACAAAAAGGGCTTAAAGTAACACCTCAAAGATTAGCAATACTTAATCTGCTTAGAAACACAAAAGAACATCCTACAGCAGAAACTATATACAAAAAGCTTGCCTCTGATTTTCCTACAATGAGTTTAGCTACTGTATACAAAACATTAGAAGTTTTGAAAAACATGGGATTAATACAAGAATTGAATGTAGGGGAAGGTAGTTTCAGATACGATGCTAACACCAATTCTCATCCCCATGTGGTCTGTATAAGTTGTGGTAAAGTAGAAGACCTTGATGAATCCCTTCTAAAAGACGTTTTAGATGAAATTAGTCAGCATACTGACTACAAACTTGTAGAACAAAAGCTCTATTTCTACGGTTATTGTCCGGCTTGCCAGCATAAACTTAATAATTAA
- a CDS encoding Cof-type HAD-IIB family hydrolase: MQYKLIAIDMDDTLLRNDKTISKENIEALHRAREKGVYVVISTGRVFASAYAYADMIGFRTYIIASNGALIRDPDNNTIYESLLNYDSMVEIIKVCQKYNTYFQLISDKTVFSPEITNKFQRYAEWNELFKTELKVDVQEIKEPLKELDKLKDSILKIIVFNDDVEVLKSIREELSKNASIQITSSYMDNIEIVNKGVSKGRALKILGGYLGIEREEIIAIGDSENDIEMIKFAGLGVAVENAIDEVKKVADFITKSNMEDGVKYVIDKFILQL, encoded by the coding sequence ATGCAATACAAATTAATTGCTATTGATATGGATGATACTCTTCTGAGGAATGATAAAACTATATCTAAAGAGAATATAGAAGCATTACATAGAGCTCGGGAAAAAGGAGTATATGTAGTGATATCTACAGGAAGGGTTTTTGCTTCCGCGTATGCCTACGCAGATATGATTGGTTTTAGGACTTACATAATTGCAAGTAATGGTGCTTTGATAAGGGACCCTGATAATAATACTATTTATGAAAGCCTTCTAAACTATGACAGTATGGTGGAAATTATAAAAGTATGTCAAAAGTACAATACATATTTTCAGCTTATAAGTGACAAAACTGTTTTTTCGCCGGAGATAACAAATAAATTTCAAAGGTATGCCGAATGGAATGAGCTATTTAAAACGGAGTTAAAAGTGGATGTCCAAGAAATAAAGGAACCGTTAAAAGAGTTGGACAAATTAAAAGATAGTATTTTAAAAATCATAGTTTTTAACGATGATGTTGAGGTATTAAAAAGCATAAGGGAGGAATTGTCAAAGAATGCCTCAATACAGATAACCAGTTCTTATATGGACAATATTGAAATTGTCAATAAAGGAGTCAGCAAAGGAAGAGCCCTTAAAATTCTAGGAGGTTATTTGGGAATAGAAAGAGAAGAAATAATAGCAATAGGAGATAGTGAAAATGATATAGAAATGATCAAATTTGCAGGTTTAGGTGTGGCAGTTGAAAATGCTATTGATGAGGTCAAAAAAGTGGCAGACTTTATAACGAAATCTAATATGGAAGACGGTGTAAAGTACGTTATTGATAAATTTATATTACAATTATAA
- a CDS encoding acylphosphatase, with protein sequence MKKTVHLRITGHVQGVGLRYSVYQKAVSLGIKGYAENLYDGSVEVVAEGEEESIEELINFIRTGLRWARVDNVEERWSDYKGEYRDFRIY encoded by the coding sequence ATGAAAAAAACGGTACATTTGCGCATAACCGGACATGTGCAAGGGGTGGGGCTGAGGTATTCTGTGTATCAAAAGGCAGTTTCTTTGGGAATTAAAGGTTATGCGGAAAATCTTTACGATGGCAGTGTAGAAGTTGTTGCAGAAGGGGAAGAGGAAAGTATTGAAGAATTGATAAATTTTATTAGAACAGGTTTGAGATGGGCAAGAGTAGATAATGTAGAAGAAAGATGGTCGGATTACAAAGGGGAGTATCGGGATTTCCGTATTTATTAG